ACACTCTGCTCGCCAACGGTTACCGGGTCACACCGCGCAGGCTTATGGTGCAGATCTCCGAGCAGCTGCTGAAAGCCGACTAGCGGCGTCGGATGTAACGCCACGGCGGGATCCGGGCGCATTCTTCGCCATGCCGTTACAAACGGTGAGCCCTGGCGCTCTGATACAGACAGATCGCCGCCGCCGATGCCACATTGAGGCTTTCGGCGTTGCCGGGCATGGGAATTCGCACCCGTTGAGTGGCCATCTCGGCCAGTTCGGACGCCAAGCCATGCGCCTCCGGCCCGAACAGCCATGCCGTCGGCGCGGTCAAATCCGCATCGTCAAGCGATACTTCGCCGTCGACAGTGGTGGCCAGCACCGCAAGCCCGGCGGCACCTATCGCCGACACCGCCGTGGTGGCATCCGGCTCGGATACGACGGGAATCGAGAAGATACTCCCGGCCGAGGCACGCAGACACTTGCCGTTGTATGGATCGACGCTGTGGCCGGCGAGTACCACGGCGTCGGCGCCCATCGCGTCGGCGATGCGAATCAGAGTGCCCGCGTTACCGGGCTCGGAGATGTCCGCCGCGACGGCCAGCAGCCGTGGGGCATCGGCGAGGACGTCGTCAAGCGAGGTCTCGGGTACCGAGCACACCGCGACCAGGCCGACCGGGGTGACCGTGTCCGACAACGCTTTCGCGGCTCGCTCCGTCACCACATGCACATCGGCATCGCCCAGCAGCGATGCGAAGCGGGCCTGCGCAGCTTCGGTGACGAAGACCTCGGAGACGAGTCCGCGCCGCATCGCGGCCTCGACGAGGTTGGGTCCCTCAGCGAGAAAGCGTGCGGCGCGGCGTCGTCCCACGTGGCGATGCAGCTTGATCGCTGCCGCCACCCGGTCTGCGCGTTCGGTGAGCGTCAGGCAGCCTCGCCCGACGGCGCATTGACATCGCTGGGCAGCGCAGCCTTGGCGACCTCCACCAACGCGGTGAAGGCGGCGGGATCGCTGACGGCGATCTCGGCCAGGTTCTTGCGGTCCACCTCGACTCCGGCGGCCTTCAGGCCCTGGATCAACCGGTTGTAGGTGATGTCGTTGGCGCGGGCCGCCGCGTTGATCCGCGAGATCCACAGCTTGCGGAACTCGCCCTTGCGGGCACGCCGGTCGCGGTAGGCATAGGTCAACGAATGCAGCTGCTGCTCTTTGGCTTTGCGATACAGCCGTGACCGCTGACCGCGGTAGCCCTTAGATGCCTTGAGTATTGTGCGGCGCTTCTTCTGCGCGTTTACTGCGCGCTTTACGCGTGCCATGGGGGTTTTCCTCTTCGTTCAGGTTCGTCAGGTCCGGACAGGGGGGCCTGTCAGCCGTTCAGCAGCTTCTTGACGCGCTTGACGTCATTGGCCGCCACCTCGGTGCGGCCGTCGAGCCGGCGGGTGCGCTTGCTCGACTTGTGCTCGAGCAAGTGCCGCTTGTTGGCCTTCTGGCGCACGATCTTTCCGGTTCCGGTGGCCCGGAACCGCTTGGAAGCGCCGCTGTGGGTCTTCGCCTTTGGCATGTGTCCTCAGTTCAGTTCTGTGGTGTTTCGGTCGGTGCGCTCTCGGGCTGTGCGCGTTGCGCGGCGGGAGCGTCGGCATCGTGCGCCGCCTTGGCGCGAGTCTTCGCGCCGCGGTGCGGTGCCAGCACCATCGTCATGTTGCGGCCGTCCTGCTTGGCCGACGTCTCGACGAAGCCGTAATCGGCGACGTCGGCGCCCAGCCGCTGCAGGAGTCGGTAGCCCAGCTCGGGCCTCGACTGCTCGCGTCCGCGGAACATGATGGTCACCTTGACCTTGGATCCCGCTTGCAGGAAGCGGACCACGTGGCCCTTTTTGGTCTCGTAGTCGTGCGGGTCGATCTTGGGACGCAGCTTCTGTTCCTTGACGACGGTCTGCTGCTGGTTCTTGCGAGACTCGCGTGCCTTCTGGGCCGTCTCGTATTTGAACTTGCCGTAGTCCATGATCTTGCAAACCGGTGGTTTGGCGTCCGGGGCTACTTCGACAAGGTCGAGATCGGCATCCGCGGCGACGCGGAGGGCGTCTTCGATGCGCACAATGCCTACCTGCTCGCCGCCTGGTCCGATGAGACGGACTTCAGGTACGCGGATGCGCTCGTTGACGCGGGTCTCAGTGCTGATGGGGCCTCCTATGTTGTCGTCTAGGAGCCCCACCCATCAGCATCTGTTCAGCGAACAGAAAAGCCCTGCTCAAAGCAGGGCCCAAAGCCGACCA
The sequence above is drawn from the Mycobacterium gallinarum genome and encodes:
- a CDS encoding TrmH family RNA methyltransferase: MAAAIKLHRHVGRRRAARFLAEGPNLVEAAMRRGLVSEVFVTEAAQARFASLLGDADVHVVTERAAKALSDTVTPVGLVAVCSVPETSLDDVLADAPRLLAVAADISEPGNAGTLIRIADAMGADAVVLAGHSVDPYNGKCLRASAGSIFSIPVVSEPDATTAVSAIGAAGLAVLATTVDGEVSLDDADLTAPTAWLFGPEAHGLASELAEMATQRVRIPMPGNAESLNVASAAAICLYQSARAHRL
- the rpmI gene encoding 50S ribosomal protein L35 is translated as MPKAKTHSGASKRFRATGTGKIVRQKANKRHLLEHKSSKRTRRLDGRTEVAANDVKRVKKLLNG
- the infC gene encoding translation initiation factor IF-3, whose amino-acid sequence is MSTETRVNERIRVPEVRLIGPGGEQVGIVRIEDALRVAADADLDLVEVAPDAKPPVCKIMDYGKFKYETAQKARESRKNQQQTVVKEQKLRPKIDPHDYETKKGHVVRFLQAGSKVKVTIMFRGREQSRPELGYRLLQRLGADVADYGFVETSAKQDGRNMTMVLAPHRGAKTRAKAAHDADAPAAQRAQPESAPTETPQN
- the rplT gene encoding 50S ribosomal protein L20; this translates as MARVKRAVNAQKKRRTILKASKGYRGQRSRLYRKAKEQQLHSLTYAYRDRRARKGEFRKLWISRINAAARANDITYNRLIQGLKAAGVEVDRKNLAEIAVSDPAAFTALVEVAKAALPSDVNAPSGEAA